One window of the Trypanosoma brucei gambiense DAL972 chromosome 5, complete sequence genome contains the following:
- a CDS encoding thioredoxin-like protein, with amino-acid sequence MKRVGTLEEYTKVKRDANGLGLVVHFSASWCEPCKGVTEALDRFSELYKGSVEFVEVDSEALGSICEAEAVDCVPYIAFFRTSGDGKGQERVADVVGGKLDQIEQNMLSLYGDGTDGRGSFSDLQSYLKYLTSRKGVVAFITGTPSRPRCGFTVKLIQLLDDLHVKYVYYDVWASDEVCEGLKKYSEWPTFPQVYADGEFIGGYDICAELNASGELKSALKL; translated from the coding sequence ATGAAACGCGTTGGAACTCTTGAGGAATACACAAAAGTGAAGAGGGACGCCAATGGACTTGGGCTTGTGGTACACTTTAGTGCCAGTTGGTGTGAACCCTGCAAGGGTGTGACAGAGGCGTTGGACCGCTTCTCAGAACTATACAAAGGTTCTGTTGAGTTCGTGGAGGTTGATAGCGAAGCTTTGGGCAGTATCTGTGAAGCGGAAGCCGTCGATTGCGTTCCGTATATTGCATTCTTCAGAACTTCTGGGGACGGTAAGGGGCAAGAGAGGGTTGCTGATGTCGTTGGAGGAAAGCTTGACCAAATCGAACAAAATATGTTGTCGCTTTATGGTGACGGAACGGATGGGAGGGGATCATTTTCAGATTTACAATCATACTTAAAGTACCTCACCAGTCGGAAAGGTGTTGTGGCATTTATAACCGGCACACCGTCGAGGCCTCGGTGCGGTTTCACTGTGAAGCTTATCCAGTTACTCGATGACCTTCATGTGAAGTACGTTTATTATGACGTCTGGGCCAGTGACGAGGTTTGTGAAGGACTCAAGAAGTATTCAGAGTGGCCTACTTTCCCGCAAGTATATGCCGATGGTGAGTTTATTGGTGGGTATGATATTTGTGCTGAGCTGAATGCGTCCGGGGAGTTGAAATCTGCTCTGAAACTATGA